The DNA sequence TGATGTGATGGCCTGGCTGGAAGGCAACCGCGACAGCTACGACCTGATTTTCATCGACCCGCCGACCTTCTCCAACTCCAAGCGCATGGAGGGTGTGTTCGACGTGCAGCGGGACCACGTGCAACTGCTGGACCTGGCCATGGCCCGCCTGGCTCCGGGCGGTGTGTTGTACTTCTCCAACAACTTCCGCAAGTTCCAGCTCGACGAGCACCTGATGACGCGCTACGCCGTGGAGGAAATCACCGCCCAGACGCTGGACCCGGATTTCGCCCGCAACAACCGCATTCATCGCGCCTGGCGTTTGCAGCTGCGGTGAGGCGACGAGGTACATTGCGCGGCTGATGGCCAATAGCTATAAATGACAGCAGGGCAAGATAATCCGCAGGACGCTGGCTTGACGAGACGGGTGTATGTCGAAGGGTGGCGTGCGTGCGCGGTTGCTTGGCCTGAGCACAGAGGGGGTGCCCGCCTGGGCTGTCGCGCTGGTCGCCCTGCTGGTGGGCGGCCTGCTGACCGCCGTGCTGGCGCTTGCCGCGCAAACTTTCTACAAGCAGCAGCTGCGCCAGCGCTTTGAGCTGCTGGCCAGCGAGCGCTTCAGCCGTATCGCCGAGCGCCTTGACCAACAGCAGCAGCGCCTGGACGGGCTGCGGCGGTTTTTCAGCTTGGCCGAGGCTGTCACCCCGCAGGCATTCAACGCCTACGCCCGGCCATTGTTGCAGCGGACCCTGGCCTATGCCTGGGCGCCGCGTGTGGAAGCTGCACAACGCGCCGAGTTCGAGCGCCAGGCCAGCGTGTACCTTGGCCCGGGTTATGTAGTGCGGGACCAGGACGAACATGGCCAGTGGCACCCCGCCCCGCTGCGTGACCATTACTTCCCGGTGTTCTATACCCAGTCGGGCGAATTGCCTGGGTTGCCCTATGGGCTCGACCTCGCCGGCCAGGCCACGTTCCGGGCGGCACTGGCGCGGGCGCTCGGGCCAGGCAGCATGGCGGTTTCCGGATCACTGGCCCTGTTCGATGGGCGCTCGGACGCACGCGGCCTGCTGATGGTGGCGCCGGTGTTTGCCGATTCCGCGCCCAGTGGCGCAGCAATCGGCTACGTGGTGGCCTTGCTGAGCATGCTTGAGCTGGTCAGTGACGGGCAACCGGCGGTGGCAGACGACAACCTGGTCGTGCGTATCGTCGATCCCGCCGGCTCGCGTGGCCCCGAAGTGCTGTTCGATTCGCAGAACCCGGTAGCCCCCCTGGCGCTGGCCAGCAACCAACTGCTGCACCTGGCCGACCACCACTATCAGCTGGGCATCAGGCCGAGCCTGGCGTTCATGCAGGCCAACCGTTCCTCCGCAGTGCTGGCGGTGAGCTTGCTGGGTGGCTTGTTGAGCCTGCTGCTCAGCGTGCTGTTCCACAGCCTGTTCAGCCAGCGCCAGCGTGCCCTGGCCCTGGTCGAGCAGCGCAGCGCCGAGCTGCGGGTCAGCGAGCAAGCCCTGCGCGGCACCCATAATCAGCTGCGCAGCGTGCTGGATGCCGCGACCCAGGTGGCGATCATCGCCACCAACCTCAAGGGCGTCATCAGCACCTTCAACGCGGGTGCCGAGCGCATGCTCGGTTACCCGGCCAGCGAGGCGATTGGCCAACTGCACCTGGAAGACCTGGTACTGGCCGAGGAATTGAGCCAGCGCGCCCACGCCTTGAGCCTGCGTTACGGCCGACCGATCGCCGGCGGCCAGGCCATGTTCGCCGAGACGGTGCAGGCGCATGGTGCCGAGCCGGGGGAGTGGACCCTGTTGCGCGCCGATGGCAGCCAGCTGGTGGCCAACATGCTGGTCACCGCCATGCTCGATGAACAAGGCTTGTGGACGGGCTACCTGGCGATCTGCATCGATGTCACCGAACGGCGTCGGGTACATGAGGCGCTGGCGGCGCGTGATCGCCTGCTGGAAAAGCTCAGTGCTGAAGTGCCGGGTGGTATCTACCAGTACCGCCTGGATAGCGATGGCCATTCGTGCTTCCCCTACGCCAGCATGGGCCTGTACGACATCTACGAAGTCGACCTGCAGCAGTTGCGCGAGGATGCCACGGCGGTGTTCGAGCGCATCCACCCCGATGACCTGGAGCGGGTACGCCGTTCAGTGCGCTACTCGGCCGAGCACCTGTCGCCCTGGCGCGAGGAGTACCGGGTCTGCCTGCCGCGTGCCGGGTTGCGCTGGGTGCGTGGCGAGGCGACGCCGGAGGTGGGCGAGCAGGGCTGCACCCTGTGGCATGGCTACCTGACCGATATCTCCGACCTCAAGAGCGTGGAAGAGGAGTTACGGACGCTGTCGGTGACCGATTCGCTGACCGGCATTCACAACCGCCGCTATTTCCAGGAGCGCTTGAAGTCCGAGCTGGAACGGGCCCAGCGCGATGGCCAGGCGCTGGCGGTGATCATGCTCGACATCGATCATTTCAAACGCATCAATGACCGCTTCGGCCACGCCGTCGGTGACCGTGTGCTGCGCAGTTTGTGCCTGCGCATTGCCCAGCGTCTGCGGCGTACCGATGTGTTCTGCCGGCTGGGTGGCGAGGAATTCATGGTGCTCTGCCCAGGCAGCGATGCCGAGCAGGCGCGGCAACTGGCGCTGGAGCTGTGGCAGGGGGTGCGCAATGTGCCGGTGGAGGGTGTGGGCAGGGTGACTGCCAGCTTTGGGGTAGCGGGTTGGCGGCGGGGAGAAGGTGCCGATGCCTTGCTGCTGCGCGCCGATGCCGGGGTGTACGCGGCCAAGCAGGCCGGGCGCGACCGGGTGGAGGGGGAGTCGGCCTGATCGGCCATGGCGGGCGCGATCGATGTAGGAGCGGCCTCGTGTCGCGATGGGCTGCAACGCAGCCCCAGGATCCAGCTTCGCAATACCAAATGGCTGGGGGCTGCTGCGCAGCCCATCGCGACACGAGGCCGCTCCTACACCGACCGGGTCAGCCGGCCCTTTGTTGCCGGGCCGCTGCGGTCAATTGGCCGCAGTGCTGCCGGCCAGCTTCGGCTGGCGGTACAGGTCCAGCAGCACCTGGTCGAGCACCTGCGATGCGCCCCATGGTTTCGGGTCGTTGAGGATTGCCGCCACCGCCCAGGTATGGCCATTGCTGTCGCGGCTGAAGCCGGCGATCGCCCGCACGGTGTTCAGGGTGCCGGTCTTGATGTGCCCTTCACCCGACATCGCCGTACGTTTCAGGCGCTTGCGCATGGTGCCGTCCATGCCCACCAGCGGCATCGAGCTGATGAACTCGGCGGCGTACGGGCTTTTCCAGGCGGCCTGCAGCATTGCCGCCATTTCCCGCGTGCTGACCCGCTCGGCGCGCGAGAGGCCGGAGCCGTTTTCCATGACCAGGTGCGGTGCGGTAATGCCCTTCTTCGCCAGCCATTGACGCACCACGCGCTGGGCGGCGCGGGCATCGTCGCCATCGGCATCGGTGCGGAACTGCGCGCCAAGGCTCAGGAACAGTTGCTGGGCCATGGTGTTGTTGCTGTATTTGTTGATGTCGCGGATCACTTCCACCAGGTCTGGCGAGAAGGCCCGGGCCAGCAGACGCGCACCTTTTGGCACGTTCTCGAAGCGGTCGCCCCCCTGGATGCTGCCACCCAGCTCGTTCCAGATCGCGCGCACGGCACCGGCGGCGTAGGTCGGGTGGTCAAGCAGCGACAGGTAGGTCTGCGAGTTGCAGCCTTCACCCAGCTGGCCGCTGACCGTCACGCTGATGCCATCGGCCTGCGGCACCGGGTTGTAGCGCACATCACCCGCGCACTGCCGGGAGGCTACCGCCTTGACCTGGTTGTCGATGCGGATACTGGCAATCGGCGGCTCGACCGCAATGGTGACCTTGCCGCCATCATTGCGGGCCACGAAGCGCAGGGCCTTGAGGTTGATCATCAGCGAGTCCGGCTTGACCAGGAACGGCTTGTTTTCATCGCCGCCATCATCGTTGAATTGCGGCAGGTTGGGCTGCACGAAGTGGCTGCGGTCCAGCACCAGGTCGCCGGTGATGGTGCGCACGCCATTGGCACGCAGGTCACGCATCAGCAGCCACAGCTTTTCCATGTTCAGTTTCGGGTCGCCGCCGCCTTTGAGGTACAGGTTGCCGTTGAGCACCCCGTTGCTGAGCGTGCCATCGGTGTAGAACTCGGTCTTCCACTGGAAGGTCGGGCCAAGCAGTTCGAGGGCGGCGTAGGTGGTGACCAGTTTCATGGTCGAGGCCGGGTTTACCGACACATCTGCGTTGAACACGGTCGGTGTACCAGGGCCGTCCAGCGGCAGCATCACCAGCGACAGCGCCGAGTCCTGCAGCTTGCTGGCCTTGAGGGCCTGCTGCACTTTGGGGGGCAGGGTGGTATTGACGGCGGCGGCCTGGCTGGGCAGGGCGAATGGCAGCAGCAGGCCGGCAAGCATGAGGGGACGAAGCTTTTTGATCATAGTGCGTAAATACCCTACGGCGAGGGGAAAGGGCATTGGGGCTGTAAAGGATGATGGCCCCAGGATGAAAGAATGCGCATTATGCCCCAAGCGCAGCGACGATGCGCCACGTTCGACAGAAAAGCACCACCCATGGAAAACCACTGGCCATGAAAAAGGCCACCATGAAGGTGGCCTTTTCAGCGATCGGGCCGGTATTACTCGGCCTTGTTGATCGGCTTTTCCGGGTACCAGGCGTCCAGCAGCGGGCTGACTTCGATCTTGGTCAGTTCGCTGCGGCCCTTGAGCCAGGCTTCAACGGCTGCACGCTGTTCTTCGCTGACCGAGCCGCGTTTGACCGAGCACACCAGGCCGAAATCGTCACCGCCTACATAGTCCAGGCCGTTGGCGTCCATGGCTTCTGCCAGGAACGCGTCGAGGAAAGCATCGATTGCCTGGTCATCCAGATCTTCCTTGAATTCCAGGTTCAGCTCGAAGCCCAATTCCTGAAACTCGTCGACACACAGCTTCTTGCGCAGACGACGGGAGCGGTTTGTGGCCATGAAACAATCCTCTTAGGTAATAACGCCGCGCAGTCTACCAGTTAACACGCCTGGCTGCCTGCCTGTGTGCAGCTATCGGTAGCCAGTTCCCTGGCCAGGGCCCGTTCCACCCGGCACATGTGCCGCGCCAGTGCCTGGCGCCGCCGGCGCAGCTGGAGGGTGGACAAGCCGCCGGCCTCCAGGGCTTCGCAGGCCGCCATCAGCTCGGGGGCTTCGAGCATGCGTGCGGCGCTGAGCACCTTGTGCGCCTGTTCGCCGATGGCCCCGCTGTCGTGCTCCGGATGCAGTGCCATGAGCGTGGCCAGATCGGCCTGCAGGCTTTGCTGCAGGGCTTCCAGGAAGCGCTGGCGGTCGTTGGGGTCATGCCCGACCACTGCAGCCAGCCCGTCCAGGTTATACAGCTTGCGCCGGGGTTTTTGCTGGCGCCGCGGGCGGATGCCGGCCAGGCGCTGGCTGAGCGTGCTGAGGCTGATGGGCTTGAGCAGGCAGTCGTCCATGCCGGCGCTCAGGCATTTGCGCCGCACCTCCGGTTGCGCATTGGCGGTGTAGCCGAGAATGGTGCAGCGCGAGCGCTTGCCATGGCGCTCTTCGGCACGAACCGCAGAGGCCAGCTGATAGCCGTTCATGTGTGGCATGTTGCAGTCGAGCACCAGCACATCGAAGTCGCCCGCCCGCCAGGTAGCCAGGCCTTCACGGCCATCGTGGGCACTGGCATGGTCCAGGCCCAGGTAACCAAGCTGTTGCGCCATCAACTGCAGGTTGGCCGGATGGTCGTCGATCACCAGCACGCTGAGCCGTGGGTCGGGCACGTCGAGTTCTTCAGGCAACGGGGCCTGCAGCGTGGGGGCGTCTACCCGCTGCAGCGGCATCTTCAGGCGCACCTGGGTACCGACATCTTCCAGGCTCCTGATGCTCAGGTCGCCGCCCATCATTTCGCACAGGTTGCGACAGATGGCCAGGCCCAGGCCGGTGCCCGCGCGAGCGCCCTGGCTGTGCGGGTTGGCCTGGATGAAGGGGTTGAACAGGCGTTGCAGGTCGTCAGCGGGTATGCCAATGCCACTGTCGCGCACCTCCAGCTCCAGCACTGCCGGGGTGCAGGCCTCATCCAGGCTGACGTTGATGCGCACCTGGCCATGTTCGGTGAACTTGATGGCGTTGCTCACCAGGTTGGACAACACCTGCTTGAAACGCAGTGGGTCGAGCAGTGCATGGCAGCGTGCCGCGGGGGCGATCATCACTTCCAGGGCGAGGCCTTTCTGCCGTGCCTGGCCCTCGAAAATGCGCCCTACCGATTCGACCAGGGCCGCCAGGTCGACGGTTTCCGGGGCGAGGGTCAAGTGCCCGGACTCGATGCGCACGATATCGAGGATGTCGCCGATCAGGCCCAGCAGGTCCTTTGCCGAGTGGTGCGCCAGTTCCAGAGCGCTGCGGTCCACCCGGCCCTGGTCGGCACGCTTGACCGCCAGTTCCAGCATGCCGATGACCGCGTTCATCGGGGTGCGGATCTCGTGGCTGATGGTGGCCAGGAACGTGCTCTTGGCGCGGTTGGCATCGTCGGCCTGCTGTTTGGCCTGGCGCAGTTCCATGACCAGTTGGCGGCGGTCGCTGATGTCGATCCAGCCGCCGATGATGCCCTGGACCTCGCCCAGCGAGTCGCGATACGGCAGGATCCAGTGGTAAATGGTCATCTCACGGCCCTTGATCCGTAGCGGCCGGTCCATGATCAGCGGGGTGCCGACTGCCATCACCTTCAGGTAATCCGCCTCGATCTGGCGAATATGCTCGTACTCGGCGAACAGGCTGTCTTTCAGGCGTTTGCCAATGACCTCCTCGGAGCACGCCTGCACGGCTTCCAGGTAGCTGAAGTTGCAACTTTGCAGGCAGCCCTCGCGGTCACGCACGTACATGGGGTGAGGCGTGCCGTTGAGCAGGGCGCGCATGAACGCCAGTTGGTCGTTCAGCGCGCGCTCGGCGCGTTGCCGCTGGCGAATCTGCAGGCGCAGGCGGGCGTTCCAGAGCAGCGCCAGCAGCAACAGCAC is a window from the Pseudomonas anuradhapurensis genome containing:
- a CDS encoding GGDEF domain-containing protein; its protein translation is MSKGGVRARLLGLSTEGVPAWAVALVALLVGGLLTAVLALAAQTFYKQQLRQRFELLASERFSRIAERLDQQQQRLDGLRRFFSLAEAVTPQAFNAYARPLLQRTLAYAWAPRVEAAQRAEFERQASVYLGPGYVVRDQDEHGQWHPAPLRDHYFPVFYTQSGELPGLPYGLDLAGQATFRAALARALGPGSMAVSGSLALFDGRSDARGLLMVAPVFADSAPSGAAIGYVVALLSMLELVSDGQPAVADDNLVVRIVDPAGSRGPEVLFDSQNPVAPLALASNQLLHLADHHYQLGIRPSLAFMQANRSSAVLAVSLLGGLLSLLLSVLFHSLFSQRQRALALVEQRSAELRVSEQALRGTHNQLRSVLDAATQVAIIATNLKGVISTFNAGAERMLGYPASEAIGQLHLEDLVLAEELSQRAHALSLRYGRPIAGGQAMFAETVQAHGAEPGEWTLLRADGSQLVANMLVTAMLDEQGLWTGYLAICIDVTERRRVHEALAARDRLLEKLSAEVPGGIYQYRLDSDGHSCFPYASMGLYDIYEVDLQQLREDATAVFERIHPDDLERVRRSVRYSAEHLSPWREEYRVCLPRAGLRWVRGEATPEVGEQGCTLWHGYLTDISDLKSVEEELRTLSVTDSLTGIHNRRYFQERLKSELERAQRDGQALAVIMLDIDHFKRINDRFGHAVGDRVLRSLCLRIAQRLRRTDVFCRLGGEEFMVLCPGSDAEQARQLALELWQGVRNVPVEGVGRVTASFGVAGWRRGEGADALLLRADAGVYAAKQAGRDRVEGESA
- the dacB gene encoding D-alanyl-D-alanine carboxypeptidase/D-alanyl-D-alanine-endopeptidase — protein: MIKKLRPLMLAGLLLPFALPSQAAAVNTTLPPKVQQALKASKLQDSALSLVMLPLDGPGTPTVFNADVSVNPASTMKLVTTYAALELLGPTFQWKTEFYTDGTLSNGVLNGNLYLKGGGDPKLNMEKLWLLMRDLRANGVRTITGDLVLDRSHFVQPNLPQFNDDGGDENKPFLVKPDSLMINLKALRFVARNDGGKVTIAVEPPIASIRIDNQVKAVASRQCAGDVRYNPVPQADGISVTVSGQLGEGCNSQTYLSLLDHPTYAAGAVRAIWNELGGSIQGGDRFENVPKGARLLARAFSPDLVEVIRDINKYSNNTMAQQLFLSLGAQFRTDADGDDARAAQRVVRQWLAKKGITAPHLVMENGSGLSRAERVSTREMAAMLQAAWKSPYAAEFISSMPLVGMDGTMRKRLKRTAMSGEGHIKTGTLNTVRAIAGFSRDSNGHTWAVAAILNDPKPWGASQVLDQVLLDLYRQPKLAGSTAAN
- a CDS encoding YggL family protein; protein product: MATNRSRRLRKKLCVDEFQELGFELNLEFKEDLDDQAIDAFLDAFLAEAMDANGLDYVGGDDFGLVCSVKRGSVSEEQRAAVEAWLKGRSELTKIEVSPLLDAWYPEKPINKAE
- a CDS encoding ATP-binding protein — encoded protein: MARPIARLLLALLLLSSVAQATHQEASSYTLLARSSAQPALPALTAKQRQWLDSRQELVLGTSAPDYPPFDITSGGRDYQGLTAEYASLIGKALQLPVRVLRFSSRQAAVEALRHGDIDLLGSANGYEAASDGLALSHPYAIDQPVLVTREDESRALDVGLPGMRLAMLYHYLPRQEVLGTYPKAELLAFGSSSQALNAVAFGQADVFIGDTISTHYQLNRGHLPRLRMANFGKHEAIGFGFALRQQDRLLMELVNAVLDSQPPAIRASIFKRWSAGSDLLLTDRKLQLTEAEEQWLRDHPVMRVAIDDTAAPVSYFDGAGHIRGITADLLELIRLRTGLRFEVQRASGIADMIARLKDGRADVIAALATGGDAEDNLQISRPYLESAYVLVSRKDNEAPASLEQLHGRRIAITRYSAMDAMLSQHYPQIGWIETESTFYSMALLNSGAVDAVITTLVDANHALASNPELVIRTTVGSEPANFAMATSASSQVLVSILDKALLSISPEELGVINNRWRGFDLHDDGNGRDYHRLAVQLVLGAAVLLLLALLWNARLRLQIRQRQRAERALNDQLAFMRALLNGTPHPMYVRDREGCLQSCNFSYLEAVQACSEEVIGKRLKDSLFAEYEHIRQIEADYLKVMAVGTPLIMDRPLRIKGREMTIYHWILPYRDSLGEVQGIIGGWIDISDRRQLVMELRQAKQQADDANRAKSTFLATISHEIRTPMNAVIGMLELAVKRADQGRVDRSALELAHHSAKDLLGLIGDILDIVRIESGHLTLAPETVDLAALVESVGRIFEGQARQKGLALEVMIAPAARCHALLDPLRFKQVLSNLVSNAIKFTEHGQVRINVSLDEACTPAVLELEVRDSGIGIPADDLQRLFNPFIQANPHSQGARAGTGLGLAICRNLCEMMGGDLSIRSLEDVGTQVRLKMPLQRVDAPTLQAPLPEELDVPDPRLSVLVIDDHPANLQLMAQQLGYLGLDHASAHDGREGLATWRAGDFDVLVLDCNMPHMNGYQLASAVRAEERHGKRSRCTILGYTANAQPEVRRKCLSAGMDDCLLKPISLSTLSQRLAGIRPRRQQKPRRKLYNLDGLAAVVGHDPNDRQRFLEALQQSLQADLATLMALHPEHDSGAIGEQAHKVLSAARMLEAPELMAACEALEAGGLSTLQLRRRRQALARHMCRVERALARELATDSCTQAGSQAC